In the Streptomyces coeruleoprunus genome, GGCCTCGGGAGCGCGCTCGGTTGGTCCTCGCATCTCGCTGTTCCCATGTTGTTCGAGGCGGAGGCGGCAAAAAAGGTCAAGTCCGCGGAACCTCAGGACGACGACACCCGCAAGGTCGCCGAGGGTGACGACTTCGTCGAGTGGCAGCGGACCCTCTCCCTACGCCCGCGTTCCCGCGCAGTCCCCCTCACCGTGCAAAGTGCGAATGTCGACTTCGAGGGTCTGACGAGCCGGGGCAGCCTACGCGTCGCGCAATCCCTGCGTGAGTTGATGGGGTTCATCTCTTCGCCAACGTGGCATACCAGCGCGAACTGCAGGACTAGGCAGGTCACCCAGGACTACTATCCGGCCTCCGTAACCCTCCAGCACACCACGCCGGTGCCGCTGCGCCTGCTGCCGCCCCTTGTCCAGACCGATCCGAACGACGCGTGGACGCCCCGCATCGTCGAAACCCCGACCGGCGTCGAAATCACAGTGCCCGGCTCGACTCGGGTGGGGACACACCTCGCGCTGTGGGTGCACACGACGTCCGGGCTGCGCTGGATCGATCTGGGCACCGTGCCAGCCAAGCCCCCGACCTTGACCCCCGTGGAGATCGCCGCCGCACTTGCCGACTGTTTCGTGTTGCAGGAGCCGAACTTCGGGAAGCGCTATGAGTGGCAGTATGATCCGCCGCCAGATGAATACGGCCTGAAGCACGTTCGCGAGTGGTCCTTCGCTGGCCAGGGCCTTGGGTCCAGCTCCGCGATCGATCTGGTTGCCGTCGGGCTGAATGGACGCGAGCGCGCGCTCGGCAGGGTGGAGGCCGTGGACGGTCACTTCTCGTTCCAGGTCCTGACCGCGGCCGACGAGGAACTCGAACTACGAACCGACCGCGTGGGCCACTCCGGCTTGCTCATGGGCCAGCGCTGGATCACACCGTGGGCACGGGTTCCCATCGCATCAGGACCCGCCTCCGTCACGGTCTCAGACGGCTTGATCGAAGTACAGGCCCATAACGACGAAAAGCTGCTTGCTGATTTCACCGGCCGGATTCTGACCGCGTACGACGCGCCAGCTGAGAAGCGCCCTCCCAGCGACGACGGGAAGCGCAGCTTGAGCCTTTTCCGAACACACCGCGCCGGGCCGACGACCGTTGCTGCGGTGGACGGAGACGACTTGATCATCGGCAGAGCAGGGCCCCTCCGGACGATCGGTAATCTCAACCCACCTCAGTAGTCCTGATCACTCCCTCGGGCGCAGTATGTGCACCGATGTGCTTCACAACCGGCGCGGTCGCGTACAAGACGGCCTTAGAGCGCGAGCTACAGCGGCCGGGCACCGCCCCCGGCGCCCATCGACCCGGACCTGCCGGGCGCGGACATCCGCATCGGCTACGCCCGGTGCTCGACGCTCGGGCAGGAACTCGACTCCCAGCTCGACGCGCTCAGCAAGCACGGCATCCCGAGGGACAAGATTTTCAGCGAGAAGATCAGCACCCGCGTGCGGGTGCGCCCCCAGTTCGAGGAGGCGCTGCGGGCCGCGCGGGAGATCAAGGCGCGCGGCTGGGCCGCGACGCCGCCGAACTCACCGCGCTCGCCGACCATCTCACCGCCCACGGCCTGGTCCTGGAGATGCTCGCCGGACCCCTGCCCGGCATCCACGACCCCACCGGGCCGGGCAAGCTGCTCTTCGCGTTCTTCGCCGCGATGGCGGAGACGGAGCGGGAGAACATCCGGGAGTCGACGCTGGAGGGGCTCGACACCGCGGCCCGCAAGGGCAAGCACGGCGGCCGGCCGCCGGTCATCACCGACGACATGCTCCACACCGTGCTCCGGCGCCGCGCGGGCGGCGAGTCCGTCGAGCAGATCCAGCCTGACCTGATCATCCCCACCGGCAAGCGCAAGGGACAGAACCGCCGAGCGCCACCGCGGCAGGGCGCCGGCGGACGAGGTCGAGCAGTGCGGCGTTCAGCTCCTCGTCGTCGCCCCCGGTCTCGAAAATGACCCTCACGGCATGTGCCTCCTCAGAGAAATGATCCAAGTCTTGGCTAAGACTCGGATGAAACAGTGGCGGGCCGGGCGCGGCGCCGCCTCGTCGTCGCCGTCCGCGCCGTTCACAGCCAGGCCTCCGGCTTGGCCGGGGTCTGGACGGCGAAGCGAGCGGGCCCTGAACGTCGGCGCCGCAGCGTTCCGGCGTGTGACGAGTGACCCGGCCACCGTGGCGGCCTTCGACGCCGAGTTCGGCGCGCCGGTCTCGGGCGCGCACGCCGCCCCGCGGGCGGCCTGAGTGCCGGGCGAATACTTCGTCGACTACCGGTGGTTCCTGGAGCGGCAGACCGAGATCCTGCCCGGGGACCTGTCGGTCAACGACTTCTCCGTCCTCATGGGGATGGCCGCCCGCCACAAGGTCGACCCGCCCCGGCACGACAAGCTCTCCGACCCGTTCTGGCGGGCCGCGGTGTTCCTGGAGGAGTGCGTCCTGCTGCGGCCCCTTCCCGCCCGCAAGCGGACCAAGTGGGTCGTCGCGATCGAGCTCGTCGCCTTCGCCCGCGACCAGCGCACCCGGGAGCGCGACCGGACCGGCCGTCGGAGCCCGCAGCGCCCGGGCACCGAGATCGCGGCGGAACAGACGGCGCACTACGAGGAAGTGCTGAGGACCCTCACCGAGCGGGAGCAGCGCCAGAAGAAGGCCCTGGCCCGCACCCGGGCCGCCCAGCGCGCGGCCGAACAGAAACTCGCCCGGGCCCGTGCCCGGCTCACCGCCGAGATCGACGCCGTTGCCCGGCTCGGCTTCCCCGCAGCCCGTACGACCACCACCGAGAAGGAGGCCCGACCGTGAAGAACACTCACGAGACCGCTGCCGAGACCGACACCTCCGCCGTGATGGCGGGCCGGAACATCACGCTGGACGAGCTGGCCACCGAGCTGTCGGCCATCGAGGTCAGGCTCCGGCAGCTGGCCCGGGCCGCCGAGGTGCCGGCCACCCCGGTGGAGCTCGCGGACGTCATCGACTCCCTGCGCTCCACCGCGTCGACCGTGCGGGAGACCGGTGACCGGATGGGCCTGCTGGCCCGCATCGTCGACGGCGACGTGCCGCTGTCCACCCGGTTCCGCGACTCCGAAGACCCGTGGGGCGTGGCCGCGCGCGGCACCGACCGGCCGGGCTTCGGCGGCCCGGCGATCGTGCCGACCGTCTGGCAGCTGCTCAGGCTCGCGCACTGCGACAGCTCGGGCACAAGAGTCACCGGACGGAGCCGAAGCTCGACGAGCCGGACGCGGAGGGCGTGCGGCAGATGTGGCGGGAGAAGTACGACTTCCTGCAGGTGCTCCCGACGAGCGGCACCGCGGCTCTGGAAGGTCTCTACCGGGAAGCCAACACTCTCCCGCCGGCTGGCACGAAGGGCGACGGAGACAAGAAGGTGAAGGTCGGCGCCCGGGACGTCGCCATCTGGCTCACGGCCGTCGAGTACGCGCGGGAACACCCTGACGAGACGGTCTACTTCGTCAGCGAGAACCACAAGGACTTCACCAAGGGCGGTGC is a window encoding:
- a CDS encoding recombinase family protein, with translation MGRDAAELTALADHLTAHGLVLEMLAGPLPGIHDPTGPGKLLFAFFAAMAETERENIRESTLEGLDTAARKGKHGGRPPVITDDMLHTVLRRRAGGESVEQIQPDLIIPTGKRKGQNRRAPPRQGAGGRGRAVRRSAPRRRPRSRK